Proteins encoded in a region of the Benincasa hispida cultivar B227 chromosome 2, ASM972705v1, whole genome shotgun sequence genome:
- the LOC120071604 gene encoding 4-diphosphocytidyl-2-C-methyl-D-erythritol kinase, chloroplastic isoform X2, whose protein sequence is MASCNIPCSSQLQFHSISFRKNFVFNSHSSHRSPAFASRLKEQRAITCNSTASKQQFEIVYDPDERINKLADEVDRDAPLSRLTLFSPCKINVFLRITKKREDGYHDLASLFHVISLGDTIKFSMSPSKKDRLSTNVSGVPLDDRNLIIKALNLYRKKTGSDKFFWIHLDKKVPTGAGLGGGSSNAATALWAANQFSGCFATEKDLQEWSGEIGSDIPFFFSEGAAFCTGRGEVVQNLPPPVPLDVPMVLIKPQEACSTAEVYKRLRLDQTSNVDPLTLLDKITKNGISQDVCINDLAPAFEVLPSLKRLKQRIISASRGEFDAVFMSGSGSTIVGIGSPDPPGFIYNDDEFQDVFLAEANFLTREANQWYQEPASASASSPPFEHPESAR, encoded by the exons ATGGCTTCCTGCAATATCCCTTGCAGTTCGCAGCTCCAATTTCACTCCATTTCTTTTAGAAAGAATTTCGTTTTCAATTCACATAGTTCTCACCGGTCACCCGCTTTTGCCTCGAGGTTGAAGGAACAAAGGGCCATTACATGCAATTCCACCGCTTCCAAACAACAATTTGAG ATAGTTTATGATCCTGATGAAAGGATAAACAAATTAGCCGATGAAGTGGACCGGGATGCTCCTCTTTCGAGGCTTACTCTGTTTTCACCTTGCAAG ATTAATGTTTTCTTGAGAATAACCAAGAAGAGGGAAGATGGATATCATGATTTGGCATCTCTATTTCAT GTGATAAGCTTAGGGGATACTATTAAATTCTCTATGTCGCCATCGAAGAAGGATCGTCTTTCTACCAATGTATCAGGGGTGCCTCTTGATGATAGGAATTTG ATTATCAAGGCTCTTAACCTCTACAGGAAAAAGACCGGCAGTGACAAATTTTTCTGG ATCCATCTCGACAAAAAAGTACCTACTGGAGCAGGGCTTGGTGGAGGAAGCAGTAACGCTGCAACTGCTCTGTGGGCAGCCAATCAGTTCAGTGGATGTTTTGCTACTGAAAAGGACCTTCAAGAATGGTCAGGCGAGATTGGATCTGATATTCCCTTCTTTTTCTCGGAAGGGGCAGCCTTTTGCACTGGGAGAGGTGAG GTTGTACAGAATCTTCCACCTCCAGTACCATTGGATGTTCCTATGGTTCTCATAAAACCCCAGGAAGCATGCTCTACAGCAGAAGTTTATAAG CGCTTACGTTTGGATCAAACAAGCAACGTCGATCCTTTAACGTTGTTGGATAAAATCACAAAGAATGGAATATCCCAAGATGTGTGTATCAACGATTTGG CTCCTGCTTTTGAGGTCCTCCCGTCTCTTAAAAGATTGAAACAACGTATAATTTCTGCCAGCCGTGGAGAATTCGATGCCGTATTTATGTCCGGGAG TGGTAGCACAATCGTAGGGATTGGGTCCCCAGATCCTCCAGGCTTCATATATAATGACGATGAATTCCAGGACGTATTTTTGGCAG AGGCCAACTTTCTTACTCGTGAAGCAAATCAATGGTATCAAGAACCTGCTTCGGCATCGGCTTCTAGTCCACCTTTCGAGCATCCTGAATCAGCTAGATAG
- the LOC120071604 gene encoding 4-diphosphocytidyl-2-C-methyl-D-erythritol kinase, chloroplastic isoform X1, translating into MASCNIPCSSQLQFHSISFRKNFVFNSHSSHRSPAFASRLKEQRAITCNSTASKQQFEIVYDPDERINKLADEVDRDAPLSRLTLFSPCKINVFLRITKKREDGYHDLASLFHVISLGDTIKFSMSPSKKDRLSTNVSGVPLDDRNLIIKALNLYRKKTGSDKFFWIHLDKKVPTGAGLGGGSSNAATALWAANQFSGCFATEKDLQEWSGEIGSDIPFFFSEGAAFCTGRGEVVQNLPPPVPLDVPMVLIKPQEACSTAEVYKRLRLDQTSNVDPLTLLDKITKNGISQDVCINDLEAPAFEVLPSLKRLKQRIISASRGEFDAVFMSGSGSTIVGIGSPDPPGFIYNDDEFQDVFLAEANFLTREANQWYQEPASASASSPPFEHPESAR; encoded by the exons ATGGCTTCCTGCAATATCCCTTGCAGTTCGCAGCTCCAATTTCACTCCATTTCTTTTAGAAAGAATTTCGTTTTCAATTCACATAGTTCTCACCGGTCACCCGCTTTTGCCTCGAGGTTGAAGGAACAAAGGGCCATTACATGCAATTCCACCGCTTCCAAACAACAATTTGAG ATAGTTTATGATCCTGATGAAAGGATAAACAAATTAGCCGATGAAGTGGACCGGGATGCTCCTCTTTCGAGGCTTACTCTGTTTTCACCTTGCAAG ATTAATGTTTTCTTGAGAATAACCAAGAAGAGGGAAGATGGATATCATGATTTGGCATCTCTATTTCAT GTGATAAGCTTAGGGGATACTATTAAATTCTCTATGTCGCCATCGAAGAAGGATCGTCTTTCTACCAATGTATCAGGGGTGCCTCTTGATGATAGGAATTTG ATTATCAAGGCTCTTAACCTCTACAGGAAAAAGACCGGCAGTGACAAATTTTTCTGG ATCCATCTCGACAAAAAAGTACCTACTGGAGCAGGGCTTGGTGGAGGAAGCAGTAACGCTGCAACTGCTCTGTGGGCAGCCAATCAGTTCAGTGGATGTTTTGCTACTGAAAAGGACCTTCAAGAATGGTCAGGCGAGATTGGATCTGATATTCCCTTCTTTTTCTCGGAAGGGGCAGCCTTTTGCACTGGGAGAGGTGAG GTTGTACAGAATCTTCCACCTCCAGTACCATTGGATGTTCCTATGGTTCTCATAAAACCCCAGGAAGCATGCTCTACAGCAGAAGTTTATAAG CGCTTACGTTTGGATCAAACAAGCAACGTCGATCCTTTAACGTTGTTGGATAAAATCACAAAGAATGGAATATCCCAAGATGTGTGTATCAACGATTTGG AAGCTCCTGCTTTTGAGGTCCTCCCGTCTCTTAAAAGATTGAAACAACGTATAATTTCTGCCAGCCGTGGAGAATTCGATGCCGTATTTATGTCCGGGAG TGGTAGCACAATCGTAGGGATTGGGTCCCCAGATCCTCCAGGCTTCATATATAATGACGATGAATTCCAGGACGTATTTTTGGCAG AGGCCAACTTTCTTACTCGTGAAGCAAATCAATGGTATCAAGAACCTGCTTCGGCATCGGCTTCTAGTCCACCTTTCGAGCATCCTGAATCAGCTAGATAG
- the LOC120071603 gene encoding uncharacterized protein LOC120071603, whose product MSPASKSKSKDKKASKEVQKPTPKPTGPAAAGSSSVPASAYNPLSGTFHALESAVSVSSPLHSNGRFKNIDDTDAQSGVLLSSVAEYDTVSNNGSWSGESEDHKDRKSNPTVRQETIPGADIDKREKIRQKNEKKHQRQKERRAQELHERCSGYLMSRKLEALAQQLVAMGFSQDRATIALMLNEGKIEESVAWLFEGGEEANDSANQNLGGQNLKLDISEELARIADLEIQYKCTKQEVERAVVASEGDLEKAAESLRELKLDPPAAPPKPEGTGDPPTTLSGKFPGNNTSQASLRTQANPNPPSIQQRKEEKDFNYTKGAITAGMSIESLGKNIPQPMRRNQPKMEWGNYEQITTAEKRWPSSGTSPISFSLASAPTQLSSPPIKNEARYLTIGTEFNGLQSGPVRELNSIVQSRNLSLHTKPASVGTISSSPPASWYSSNGLGNMTSSSGFLPQIRGSRGFKPSEMTLNQMYPQVQYQQQQQQHFVPGNSRGDFLEATHTNASWSRTGASSSIAPASSLGLFSGASSTQSGSSSPVDWSTGSSMPHLDYSDIDWSVDKGLTSVRPGGLLQGLNSYMQKNPHLYELNTSRLVDAQPFVPSVPSNFNRVPMAGLQNGGVATETSANGSREWTSPFEGKDIFSFPRQTVFSPP is encoded by the coding sequence ATGTCTCCAGCatcaaaatctaaatcaaaagaCAAGAAAGCCAGCAAAGAAGTACAGAAGCCTACACCGAAGCCGACAGGACCTGCTGCTGCTGGTAGTAGCAGTGTTCCAGCTAGCGCGTATAATCCTCTTTCAGGAACCTTCCATGCTCTTGAATCAGCAGTATCTGTTTCTTCACCTCTTCATTCCAATGGTCGATTCAAGAACATAGATGACACAGATGCTCAATCTGGGGTTCTACTTTCTTCAGTGGCAGAGTATGATACCGTTTCTAATAATGGTAGCTGGTCTGGCGAGTCAGAAGACCATAAAGACAGGAAGTCTAACCCCACTGTCCGGCAAGAAACAATCCCAGGGGCAGACATTGATAAGCGAGAAAAAATCCGTCAAAAGAATGAGAAGAAGCATCAGCGTCAAAAAGAGAGACGTGCTCAGGAATTGCACGAACGCTGTAGTGGCTACCTTATGTCCAGAAAGCTCGAAGCTCTTGCTCAGCAACTAGTTGCGATGGGCTTTTCACAAGATCGAGCGACCATAGCTCTCATGCtaaatgaaggaaaaatagagGAGTCAGTTGCTTGGCTTTTTGAAGGCGGTGAAGAGGCAAATGATTCAGCTAATCAAAATCTTGGTGGGCAAAATTTAAAACTCGACATATCAGAAGAGCTCGCTCGTATAGCAGATTTGGAAATACAGTACAAGTGTACAAAACAAGAAGTTGAGAGAGCTGTCGTTGCTTCTGAAGGTGATCTGGAGAAGGCAGCTGAATCGTTGAGAGAATTGAAGCTTGATCCGCCTGCTGCTCCTCCTAAGCCTGAAGGAACCGGTGATCCTCCAACTACTTTAAGCGGTAAGTTTCCTGGTAATAATACTAGTCAAGCCTCCTTAAGAACACAAGCTAATCCCAATCCTCCTTCAATACAACAAAGAAAGGAGGAAAAGGATTTTAATTATACAAAAGGAGCAATCACAGCCGGTATGTCTATAGAATCTCTCGGCAAGAATATACCGCAGCCTATGAGGAGGAATCAGCCAAAGATGGAATGGGGAAATTATGAACAAATCACAACAGCTGAGAAAAGGTGGCCAAGTTCAGGTACTAGTccaatttccttctctttagcATCAGCACCGACACAATTGTCATCTCCGCCGATCAAGAATGAAGCTCGTTATTTAACAATCGGAACCGAGTTTAATGGTCTTCAATCTGGCCCAGTGAGAGAACTAAATTCCATAGTACAGAGTCGGAACCTATCATTGCATACCAAGCCGGCATCTGTTGGTACTATAAGTTCATCACCTCCTGCTAGTTGGTATTCTAGCAATGGCCTCGGAAACATGACGTCGTCTAGTGGGTTCTTGCCGCAGATTCGTGGCTCGAGAGGTTTCAAACCTAGTGAGATGACATTGAATCAAATGTATCCTCAAGTTCAGTATCAACAGCAACAGCAACAACATTTTGTCCCTGGTAATAGCCGTGGGGACTTCCTTGAAGCCACCCACACCAATGCTTCATGGAGTAGGACAGGTGCATCTTCCTCCATAGCTCCAGCCTCCTCCCTCGGACTATTTTCAGGGGCAAGTTCAACTCAATCAGGATCGTCATCACCTGTAGATTGGAGTACGGGTAGCTCGATGCCGCATTTAGACTACTCCGACATAGACTGGTCTGTGGATAAAGGTCTAACTTCAGTTCGACCTGGTGGGTTGTTGCAGGGGTTGAATTCCTATATGCAGAAGAATCCTCACCTTTACGAGTTGAATACTTCCCGTTTGGTGGATGCTCAGCCGTTCGTGCCGTCGGTGCCTTCTAATTTCAATAGAGTTCCAATGGCTGGATTGCAAAATGGAGGCGTCGCTACAGAAACATCAGCTAATGGTTCTAGAGAGTGGACTTCTCCCTTTGAAGGGAAGGATATTTTCAGTTTTCCTAGACAGACTGTTTTCTCTCCTCCATAA